Proteins from one Coregonus clupeaformis isolate EN_2021a unplaced genomic scaffold, ASM2061545v1 scaf4804, whole genome shotgun sequence genomic window:
- the LOC121560441 gene encoding polycystic kidney disease protein 1-like 2 yields YLNKVTIQDLQTQKVWHFLSSSWLSSDRGKGLTKKTLNAAKKNEIRSFRNIFQTRTSTGFRDQHIWVSIVDPPWRSPFTRAQRVSCCMSLLLCTMAINIAFWKIPKNQQSPVIVTIGSLEVTWEEIMVGVESGLLMFPINILIITIFRSIKPRFVQPKEKTHDMQGLKPIADTEEMVNLLCKSQRNKVPELEKKPESCDDLCSALDRVQGVIQLMQGLSESDPHWVYCSKFVMYFLHHLSMCLERLDESAFPTPEARQHILNTVHLLLKTSEMVFTSHMAYSPARVAKEKRKSSSCWLPWWFVFVGWFLLVSISVVSTYFTLMYGFAYGKEKSIQWVISLAMSLFQSIFIMQPLKVIGMAIFFAFLLKPVAVEDSEDVGLLLKGPPLSSPL; encoded by the exons GTATCTCAACAAGGTGACAATCCAAGACCTGCAGACACAGAAGGTTTGGCACTTCCTGTCCTCATCATGGCTGAGCTCCGACAGAGGGAAGGGGCTGACCAAGAAGACCCTCAATGCTGCCAAGAAGAATGAGATCAGAAGCTTTAG AAATATTTTCCAGACCAGGACGTCGACAGGCTTCAGAGATCAGCACATCTGGGTGTCCATCGTAGACCCTCCCTGGCGTAGCCCCTTCACCCGAGCACAGAGGGTGTCCTGCTGCATGAGCCTCCTGCTCTGCACCATGGCCATCAACATCGCCTTCTGGAAGATCCCCAAAAACCAGCAGTCTCCTGTCATTGTCACCATTG GTTCGTTAGAGGTCACTTGGGAGGAGATCATGGTGGGGGTGGAAAGCGGTTTGCTCATGTTCCCCATCAACATCCTCATCATCACCATATTCCGCAGTATCAAGCCACGATTCGTCCAACCAAAGGAGAAAACCCACGATATGCAGGGCCTGAAGCCCATTGCT GACACAGAGGAGATGGTGAATCTGCTCTGTAAGAGCCAGAGGAACAAAGTGCCTGAGCTAGAGAAGAAGCCGGAGTCATGCGATGACCTTTGCTCAGCCTTGGACAGAGTGCAAGGGGTCATTCAGCTTATGCAAG GGTTGAGTGAAAGTGACCCACACTGGGTCTACTGCAGCAAGTTTGTCATGTACTTCCTCCACCACCTGTCCATGTGCCTGGAGCGGCTGGATGAGAGTGCCTTCCCCACCCCAGAGGCCCGTCAACACATCCTGAACACCGTCCACCTGCTACTGAAGACGTCTGAGATGGTTTTTACCAGCCACATGGCTTACAG TCCTGCCCGTGTTGCTAAGGAGAAAAGGAAAAGCTCAAGCTGCTGGTTACCCTGGTGGTTTGTGTTCGTGGGCTGGTTCTTGCTCGTCTCCATCAGTGTTGTGTCCACGTACTTCACCCTGATGTACGGCTTTGCCTATGGGAAGGAGAAGTCCATCCAGTGGGTTATCTCTTTGGCCATGTCCCTCTTCCAGAGCATCTTCATCATGCAGCCTCTTAAG GTGATTGGCATGGCGATCTTCTTTGCCTTCCTCCTCAAGCCAGTGGCAGTAGAAGACAGTGAGGATGTTGGACTACTCCTGAAAG